Proteins encoded by one window of Enterobacter hormaechei subsp. xiangfangensis:
- a CDS encoding YbhQ family protein: MKWQQRVRVATGLSCWQIMLHLLVVAVLVMGWMSGTLVRVGLGLCVVYGVTVLSMLFLQRHHDARWREVGDVLEELTTTWYFGAAMIVLWLLSRVLQNNLLLALAGLAILAGPAVVSLLTKEKKLRDVSSKHRIGH; encoded by the coding sequence ATGAAGTGGCAACAACGCGTTCGTGTCGCAACCGGTTTGAGTTGCTGGCAGATAATGTTGCATTTACTGGTCGTGGCCGTACTGGTGATGGGCTGGATGAGCGGCACGCTGGTGCGTGTTGGCTTAGGGTTATGCGTGGTTTACGGCGTGACCGTGCTGTCGATGCTGTTTTTACAGCGTCATCACGACGCGCGCTGGCGCGAAGTGGGAGATGTGCTCGAAGAGCTCACCACCACCTGGTATTTTGGTGCGGCAATGATCGTCCTGTGGCTGTTGTCACGCGTGCTGCAAAACAACCTGCTGCTGGCCCTGGCGGGTCTGGCTATCCTCGCAGGACCCGCGGTGGTGTCGTTGCTCACCAAAGAGAAAAAGCTACGCGATGTTTCGTCTAAACATCGCATAGGCCACTGA
- a CDS encoding ABC transporter permease, with translation MRSNALSWRRVRALCVKETRQIVRDPSSWLIAVVIPLLLLFIFGYGINLDSSKLRVGILLEQQSEEALDFTHAMTGSPYIDATISDNRQELIQKMQAGKIRGLIVIPVDFAANMARANTDAPIQVITDGSEPNTANFVQGYAEGIWQLWQMQRAEDRGEEFEPLIDVQTRYWFNPAAISQHFIIPGAVTIIMTVIGAILTSLVIAREWERGTMEALLSTEVTRVELLLCKLIPYYFLGMLAMLLCMLVSVFILGVPYRGSLVVLFFITSLFLLSTLGMGLLISTITRNQFNAAQVALNAAFLPSIMLSGFIFQIDSMPAVIRAVTYVIPARYFVSTLQSLFLAGNIPVVLIINTLFLMASAVMFIGLTWMKTKRRLD, from the coding sequence ATGCGCAGTAACGCCCTCTCCTGGCGCCGGGTGCGCGCCCTGTGCGTCAAAGAGACGCGGCAGATTGTGCGCGACCCCAGCAGCTGGCTGATTGCGGTGGTGATCCCCCTGCTGCTGCTGTTTATTTTCGGCTACGGGATTAACCTCGATTCCAGCAAGCTGCGGGTCGGGATTTTGCTGGAGCAGCAGAGCGAAGAGGCGCTGGACTTCACCCACGCCATGACCGGCTCGCCCTACATCGATGCCACCATCAGCGACAATCGGCAGGAACTGATCCAGAAAATGCAGGCCGGGAAGATTCGCGGTCTGATCGTCATTCCGGTGGATTTTGCCGCCAACATGGCGCGGGCGAATACCGATGCGCCGATCCAGGTCATCACCGACGGCAGCGAGCCAAACACCGCGAACTTTGTGCAGGGCTACGCGGAGGGGATCTGGCAGCTGTGGCAGATGCAGCGCGCCGAGGACCGGGGGGAGGAGTTTGAACCTCTGATTGACGTGCAGACGCGCTACTGGTTTAACCCCGCCGCCATCAGCCAGCACTTTATTATTCCGGGCGCGGTAACGATTATTATGACGGTGATCGGCGCGATTCTGACCTCGCTGGTCATCGCCCGCGAATGGGAGCGCGGCACCATGGAGGCGCTGCTCTCGACCGAAGTGACGCGCGTCGAGCTGCTGCTGTGCAAGCTTATTCCCTACTACTTCCTCGGCATGCTGGCGATGCTGCTCTGCATGCTGGTGTCCGTCTTTATCCTCGGCGTGCCGTACCGCGGCTCGCTGGTGGTGCTGTTCTTTATCACAAGCCTGTTTTTACTCAGCACGCTGGGGATGGGGCTGCTCATCTCCACCATCACCCGCAACCAGTTTAACGCCGCGCAGGTGGCGCTGAACGCCGCTTTCCTGCCGTCAATAATGCTCTCAGGGTTTATCTTCCAGATAGACAGCATGCCTGCCGTCATCCGCGCCGTGACCTACGTGATTCCGGCGCGCTACTTCGTGAGCACGCTGCAAAGCCTGTTCCTGGCGGGGAATATTCCGGTAGTGCTGATTATCAACACGCTGTTTTTAATGGCGTCGGCGGTGATGTTTATCGGGTTGACGTGGATGAAAACCAAACGGCGGTTAGATTAA
- a CDS encoding endonuclease/exonuclease/phosphatase family protein encodes MSKKTQHFSLKVLTINIHKGFTAFNRRFILPELRDAVRTVSADIVCLQEVMGAHEVHPMHFENWPDTPHYEFLADTMWSDYAYGRNAVYPEGHHGNAVLSRFPIEHYENRDVSVGESEKRGLLYCRITPPELDFPIHVGCVHLGLREAHRQAQLQMLADWTNALPEGEPVVVAGDFNDWRQRANHPLKVNAGLEEIFTRARGRPARTFPVRFPVLRLDRIYVKNAHASSPTALALLNWRHLSDHAPLSAEIHL; translated from the coding sequence ATGAGCAAAAAAACGCAGCATTTCTCGCTTAAGGTGCTGACGATAAACATTCATAAGGGCTTCACAGCATTTAACCGCCGCTTCATTTTACCGGAGCTGCGCGACGCGGTGCGCACCGTCAGCGCCGATATTGTCTGCCTCCAGGAGGTCATGGGCGCGCATGAAGTGCACCCGATGCATTTCGAAAACTGGCCCGACACGCCCCACTACGAGTTTCTGGCGGATACCATGTGGAGCGATTACGCCTACGGGCGCAATGCGGTCTACCCGGAGGGGCATCACGGTAACGCGGTGCTGTCGCGTTTTCCTATCGAGCATTATGAGAACCGGGACGTCTCCGTTGGCGAGAGTGAAAAACGCGGGCTGTTATACTGTCGTATCACCCCCCCAGAGCTCGATTTTCCCATTCATGTAGGCTGTGTTCATCTTGGCCTGCGTGAAGCCCACCGTCAGGCCCAGCTACAGATGCTGGCAGACTGGACAAATGCGCTGCCGGAGGGCGAGCCCGTGGTGGTGGCCGGTGATTTCAACGACTGGCGACAGCGTGCCAACCATCCGCTGAAGGTGAATGCGGGGCTGGAGGAGATTTTTACCCGCGCACGCGGTCGTCCCGCGCGAACGTTTCCGGTGCGCTTCCCCGTGCTGCGCCTTGACCGTATCTACGTAAAAAATGCCCACGCCAGCAGCCCGACGGCGCTGGCTTTACTCAACTGGCGACATCTCTCCGACCATGCCCCACTCAGCGCGGAGATCCACTTATGA
- a CDS encoding ABC transporter permease — MFHRLWTLIRKELQSLLREPQTRAILVLPVLLQVVLFPFAATLEVTNATIAIYNEDNGKHSVELTQRFARAKAFTHVLLLQSPQAIQPTIDTQKALLLVRFPADFSRNLDTFQTAPMQLILDGRNSNSAQIAANYLQQVVKDYQQELMAGKPKPNNSELVVRNWYNPNLDYKWFVVPSLIAMITTIGVMIVTSLSVAREREQGTLDQLLVSPLATWQIFVGKAVPALIVATFQATIVLGVGIWAYQIPFAGSLALFYFTMVIYGLSLVGFGLLISALCSTQQQAFIGVFVFMMPAILLSGYVSPVENMPVWLQDLTWINPIRHFTDITKQIYLKDASLDIVWGSLWPLLVIAATTGSVAYAMFRRNIA; from the coding sequence ATGTTTCACCGTTTATGGACGTTAATACGCAAAGAGCTGCAATCCCTACTGCGCGAGCCGCAGACCCGCGCCATTCTGGTGCTGCCGGTGCTGCTTCAGGTTGTACTGTTTCCGTTTGCCGCCACGCTGGAGGTCACCAACGCCACCATCGCCATTTACAACGAAGACAATGGCAAGCATTCCGTCGAGCTGACGCAGCGTTTCGCCCGCGCCAAAGCCTTTACCCATGTCCTGCTGCTGCAAAGCCCGCAGGCGATCCAGCCCACCATCGACACGCAGAAAGCATTATTGCTGGTGCGCTTCCCGGCGGATTTCTCCCGCAATCTGGATACCTTCCAGACCGCGCCGATGCAGCTGATCCTCGACGGGCGTAACTCCAACAGCGCCCAGATTGCGGCGAACTATTTGCAGCAGGTAGTGAAGGACTACCAGCAGGAGCTGATGGCGGGCAAACCCAAACCCAACAACAGCGAACTGGTGGTGCGCAACTGGTATAACCCGAATCTGGACTACAAGTGGTTTGTGGTGCCGTCGCTGATCGCCATGATCACTACCATCGGAGTGATGATTGTGACCTCTCTCTCCGTCGCCCGCGAGCGCGAACAGGGCACGCTGGATCAGCTGCTGGTCTCGCCGCTCGCCACCTGGCAGATATTTGTCGGCAAGGCGGTGCCGGCACTGATTGTCGCGACGTTCCAGGCCACCATCGTGCTGGGGGTGGGAATATGGGCGTACCAGATCCCGTTTGCCGGATCGCTGGCGCTGTTTTACTTCACGATGGTGATTTACGGCCTGTCGCTGGTGGGGTTTGGGCTGCTGATTTCCGCGCTATGCTCAACGCAGCAGCAGGCGTTTATTGGGGTGTTTGTCTTTATGATGCCGGCGATTTTGCTTTCTGGGTACGTTTCGCCAGTGGAGAACATGCCGGTGTGGTTACAGGATTTGACGTGGATAAACCCGATTCGTCACTTCACGGATATCACCAAGCAAATCTATCTGAAGGATGCGAGTCTGGATATTGTGTGGGGAAGTTTGTGGCCGCTACTGGTCATCGCGGCCACTACGGGCTCAGTGGCCTATGCGATGTTTAGACGAAACATCGCGTAG